The proteins below are encoded in one region of Micromonospora yangpuensis:
- a CDS encoding ATP-dependent DNA ligase yields the protein MRFIDLAATSAAVTATSGRRAKVELLAAALRRLEPVELPAGSGYLAGELRQRQTGVGGASLRDLPPPAAEPTLTVAAVDAAIAEIAAVQGVGSQARRRALLGALFGAATADEQRMLVGLFSGELRQGAQAGLLTEAVARAAEVPVNAVRRALLLTGDLRMVAGAALTGGATALAAFGLQVGRPLAPMLAASAPSVDDALAVTGTPAVVDVKLDGIRIQVHRSAADIAVFSRSLDDITARVPEVVAAVRALPTRQLVLDGEAIGLDETGRPLPFQQTSSRAARVAPAVRAAATGSETVLTPYFFDLLHLDGEDLIDRPGRDRWAALAGAVDPGLLVGRLAVDDAQQAGGAFAAALDAGQEGVVVKAPDAPYEAGRRGSGWVKVKPRHTLDLVVLAVEWGSGRRKGWLSNLHLGARDPGTGDFVMLGKTFKGLTDEVLAWQTERFLALAVEHGDWVVRVRPEQVVEIAFDGVQTSSRYPGQMALRFARVVRYRHDKTAAEADTIDTVRAIHAGHRGG from the coding sequence GTGCGCTTCATCGACCTGGCGGCCACCTCCGCCGCTGTGACGGCGACCTCCGGCCGGCGGGCCAAGGTGGAGCTGCTGGCCGCCGCGTTGCGCCGGCTGGAGCCGGTGGAGCTGCCGGCCGGTTCCGGTTATCTCGCCGGGGAGTTGCGGCAACGGCAGACCGGGGTGGGCGGGGCGAGCCTGCGTGACCTGCCGCCACCGGCGGCCGAGCCGACGCTGACCGTGGCGGCGGTCGACGCCGCGATCGCCGAGATCGCCGCCGTGCAGGGCGTGGGCTCGCAGGCCCGACGCCGGGCGTTGCTCGGTGCGCTCTTCGGCGCGGCCACCGCCGACGAGCAACGGATGCTGGTCGGGCTCTTCAGTGGCGAGCTGCGCCAGGGCGCCCAGGCCGGGTTGCTGACCGAGGCGGTGGCCCGGGCCGCCGAGGTGCCGGTGAACGCCGTCCGCCGTGCCCTGCTGCTCACCGGTGACCTGCGGATGGTCGCCGGTGCCGCGCTTACCGGTGGGGCCACGGCGTTGGCCGCCTTCGGCCTCCAGGTGGGGCGCCCGCTGGCACCCATGCTGGCGGCGAGCGCCCCGTCGGTTGACGACGCGCTCGCCGTCACCGGCACCCCGGCGGTGGTCGACGTCAAGCTCGACGGCATCCGCATCCAGGTGCACCGGTCCGCGGCCGACATCGCGGTCTTCAGCCGCAGCCTCGACGACATCACCGCCCGGGTGCCCGAGGTGGTCGCCGCCGTCCGGGCGCTGCCCACCCGGCAACTGGTCCTCGACGGCGAGGCGATCGGGCTGGACGAGACCGGCCGGCCGCTGCCGTTCCAGCAGACCTCCAGCCGGGCCGCCCGGGTGGCACCGGCGGTGCGGGCCGCGGCGACCGGATCGGAGACGGTGCTGACGCCGTACTTCTTCGATCTGCTGCACCTCGACGGGGAGGATCTGATCGACCGGCCGGGGCGGGACCGGTGGGCCGCGCTCGCCGGTGCGGTCGACCCGGGGCTGCTGGTCGGCCGGCTGGCGGTCGACGACGCCCAGCAGGCCGGTGGTGCCTTCGCCGCCGCGCTCGACGCCGGTCAGGAGGGGGTGGTGGTCAAGGCTCCGGACGCCCCGTACGAGGCGGGCCGGCGCGGCTCCGGCTGGGTCAAGGTCAAGCCCCGGCACACCCTCGACCTGGTGGTGCTGGCGGTGGAGTGGGGCAGTGGTCGGCGCAAGGGGTGGCTGTCCAACCTGCATCTCGGCGCGCGGGATCCGGGCACGGGTGACTTCGTGATGCTCGGCAAGACCTTCAAGGGGCTCACCGACGAGGTGCTGGCCTGGCAGACCGAGCGGTTCCTCGCCCTCGCCGTCGAGCACGGCGACTGGGTGGTCCGGGTCCGGCCGGAGCAGGTGGTCGAGATCGCCTTCGACGGGGTGCAGACCAGCTCCCGGTACCCCGGTCAGATGGCGCTGCGCTTCGCCCGGGTG